The nucleotide sequence CAATGTCGGTTTGACTACTATGGGTCTTTTCATCGGTAACGTGATTGGAATGTTTTATGGAGGACCATTTGTGGATTGGTTTGCTATTAAAATGGCTGAACGCAACAACGGTATTATGGAGCCAGAACATAGGTTGCATACCATGCTTATTCCTACAATTTTCAACGCGGCAGGGATATTAGCCTACGGTTTGGGATCTTATTACGGTATGCACTGGGCTATttcagttgttgttggtcAAGGTTTGATGGGTTTTGCAATGAGTTCCTCTGGGGCAATTTGCTTGGTCTACGCAGTTGAGTGTTATGAGAAATTGGCCAGTGAAAGTCTTGTGTTAATCTTGTTCATTAGAAATATGATTGGTATGGGATTCTCTTTTGCTATTTCCCCTTGGATAACTGCAGAAGGTTTGATGAAAACCACTTATGCTATGTTTGCACTATCAGTGATTGTTAATGGAAGTTATATTTTCTTGACTTGGAAAGGGAAAGCAATCAGGCGTTGGTCGAAAGCTCGGTATGAAAGGATCAGTGTTCCTTCTTACGGAGAGGTGTTCAAGAGGAGTAAGTGAGATTAGACAGGTTCTTTATGCAATTATTTATTTCTTACATAtgctttatttttattgtgAAGTATTATCTTGACGAAAATTCTAACTACTGTAGAGCCTATAAAATATCAACCTCATCATTCTCAACAACTGatgttttaatttttaatAGCAATTGGGTCTTTAACTTATCAAGCTTGCTGAATTTGTCATAGTCAAACACTTTATCGGAATAGTCCTCCACATCGCCGTTGTTGATACTTTCCAACAACCCCACAATTAATTTGCACTCTCTAGTTTCTGGCCAATTAGGATCGTCTTGTGAATACTTTTCCATCCTCTTCTCTGTTTCTACCACATCTTCCGTGCACAACACACACAacaaagatttgaaaaagtagTCTTTTAAACTCCATTTTGTCAATGAATTATTCAACAGATTTTTAATCACAATGTCGTATAGTTCAATAGCCTTTTTATATTCGTTGCTCGCTGCTGACAAGTCTGCACATTTAAGGAAAGCTTTATTTGAGAGAGCTTCAGCATTGTCTGTAGTAAAGTAGTCACCAGCCTGCTCGTAACTCTTGATGGCATTTGCTGTATCCCCAACATTCTCATACAATTCAGCCAAGTCCATGGTAAAGTTTGCAGCTCTTCTAAATTGCCCATTTTGGGTCAAAAAAATGTGAATTGCTTGCGACAAGGCACCAATGGCATTCGTGGGAGAAGTTGACTTGTAACACTTGTAAGCTTCCACCAAATGGTTAGCAGCATCATTATGATTACTCAAGCTTTGTTGTACTTCTGCTGCTTTCATGAATTGATTTCCAGCCTGGTTGAAatctttcttcaatctATAGCTATTGGCCGCCTGAATATATAAATCAGTTGCGTCCTCTTTACGAATAGATTGCGACGAGCCAGAAATGAACAGAAAAAAACCCAGTTGGGGTTTAAGTAGCTTCTCTGCCTCGGCGATCAATTGTTTTGGGTCTGACATGATGGGATTTAGTTGTGAATTCTAAGGAATGCTAGGTGTATTGGATATTGCAttccctttttttttgctcTGATAACTTCGATGTATGCTACCAAAAAAAGTGTAAACAACAAAGGTAGGTAACATTGAAGGGGTAACTAATCTGAAAATGAGTTCGACACCCAGAGTTAGATTCCAGCGACTTCAAGTGCTTGGTAGAAGAGCAGTTGAAGAGGTACTCAAAACATCATTTTCCGAAGAGCAAGTCAAACAATGCTATCCCAATATCGTTGAGTCAGAGGCAGGTGCAGCGAAATTGGAAACTGGGATAACGCGGCTTCAGGAATATCTTCATGATAGCACTGTAACAGAATTCAATCACATATATGATGAAAACTCTTTACCACAGAAGTTGGATGAGTTAGACGAACTTATACACCTGGCCCAAGAGAGGGAACGAAAAGGTGGACACGTGAATGAAGAGAAACAAGtagagattgaaaaattgcCAGCGGATGATATCATGAGTTCAATGGTGCTCAGTGAGAAGAAGGATGTCTTGGGAAAGTTGAGACTAATTTATGAACAGTTGTGCAATGATAATGACGAAATGCTACGATCCTTGGAtgagaaatcaaaagaaaatgaaactTTTGCTGGTAAGATTTTCGAAATTTGGGAACCTATACTACGCCAGCAAGATGTGATACAAAGGGGTTCAATACAAAATGACAAGTCTTTATACATGTCCACCAAATAATATATACAGATGAGAGCCTAAATAAGATTCTCCTTTTGCATGATTTCGTAATTTCTTTTGGCCAAATCATGATACTCGCTGACTCTATCCCGAAGTTTCTTTATTCTCAAGTTCTTCCTCTTGGTGCTTTGAGTTTCCTTGACCAATATCTTGTCACCCCATACCTTGTATTCTTGTAAGTATTGTCTTCCCATGTTGAACTCGGCGGTAATAACATCATCAGTCAAACCCAACTTTGCGATTGCATAATAATATTTTTTGGGATCCTGTCTTTTCAAATAACGCAATATCTTCTGCCTATACTGAACCAATTCACGGACGATTTTTGTAGTGGCATGGTCATTCTTGTTCTCCTTTACGTGTCTCATTCCAAAATGGATCTTGACCGTCATCACGGCTGCCTGAACTTCTGGGGATGCAGTGTCACCAGGTTCTCTTTGTAATTCCTCACGCGCATACTTGATtgccaatttcttcttgtcttggttgttggtatttttcaaattcaaaatagtCAACACAGCTTTCCTTTTATTTTCTTCGACTTGTTGTACCTCTCGGCGTATTTCTTCATTGCTTGATGAGTTTTCAAGAGACAACTTCTCTGCTGCGTACAAGAGCTTCTCCATTTCTGAACGATCAACCTCATTAGCCAAATTTGTGTCCTgatcttcaactttttgcATAATTCGGGagaaaaattgacattgaGGGTCACCCAAGACAGGATCTACCTGAAAGGGAACATTCTTTGCTTCATACTGCTTCAAGGTGTTGACATCTCGTatgatttgtttctttaATCTTTTCTCCCTTCTTctcaacttcttttccttcttttgaGGGGTTCCAGGATCTATAAATTGCTTCGCGGCAAGCTTTGGACCAAGACTTatacttttcaatgaaCCTGTCTGAGATAGTAAGGGTCTCCCTATGGAAAACCAACGAGAGGGCAACTTATACATGATGAGTTAGGTGTCAGTAGTATAGAAAGGTTGGactgaaattttttttttttcggATTTTTTCTTTCGTAGTTGTGCAGTCTTTGCCCTGTTGAAGTATCACGTACTTACTTCAACTTACGTTATTGACTAGAAGCTAGTGTGGCTTCCTATATTGTAGCGACTACTTCACTTTGGATTTAGAAAATGTAATGTGATCTAGTGTTGTCAATTTTAACctcatttgttgatgtagaGAATGCATTTGGAGAGCAACATTAGCCGTAATCACGAAACATTTGTCTTGCAGGAATCCTGAATACACAGCTCAAAATTTTGAGCACCCAGACTCAGTGGACATCATTTAGGGATGTTCTATCTTATAGTTTATTGACCCGTTTCATCCCCTGTACTACAATTACTTGACTGTCGCTACCGTCTTCACAGAACAATTTAGAAAATTTTTCGCATTCTTTTTTTACACATTCGGAAACTTGcctcttcatctttctAACTATACTACAACTATGCAAAGAGCTTTACTGCAATCAATAAGGAGAACGGTTCAAAGTCGTGTTGGTTTAGCCCCTTCTGCACTTAGATACTCGGTGTGTGTTCCACGTCAACAATTCGTTCGTTTTAACTCCACGAAGCCAGAGGCAAAAGAGACTACTGAATCCACA is from Candida orthopsilosis Co 90-125, chromosome 1 draft sequence and encodes:
- a CDS encoding Sec17 protein (S. cerevisiae homolog SEC17 has soluble NSF attachment protein activity, ATPase activator activity and has role in vesicle fusion with Golgi apparatus, vacuole fusion, non-autophagic, SNARE complex disassembly, autophagy) — translated: MSDPKQLIAEAEKLLKPQSGFFSFISGSSQSIRKEDATDLYIQAANSYRLKKDFNQAGNQFMKAAEVQQSLSNHNDAANHLVEAYKCYKSTSPTNAIGALSQAIHIFLTQNGQFRRAANFTMDLAELYENVGDTANAIKSYEQAGDYFTTDNAEALSNKAFLKCADLSAASNEYKKAIELYDIVIKNSLNNSLTKWSLKDYFFKSLLCVLCTEDVVETEKRMEKYSQDDPNWPETRECKLIVGLLESINNGDVEDYSDKVFDYDKFSKLDKLKTQLLLKIKTSVVENDEVDIL
- a CDS encoding Mrps28 protein (S. cerevisiae homolog MRPS28 is structural constituent of mitochondrial small ribosomal subunit), with the protein product MYKLPSRWFSIGRPLLSQTGSLKSISLGPKLAAKQFIDPGTPQKKEKKLRRREKRLKKQIIRDVNTLKQYEAKNVPFQVDPVLGDPQCQFFSRIMQKVEDQDTNLANEVDRSEMEKLLYAAEKLSLENSSSNEEIRREVQQVEENKRKAVLTILNLKNTNNQDKKKLAIKYAREELQREPGDTASPEVQAAVMTVKIHFGMRHVKENKNDHATTKIVRELVQYRQKILRYLKRQDPKKYYYAIAKLGLTDDVITAEFNMGRQYLQEYKVWGDKILVKETQSTKRKNLRIKKLRDRVSEYHDLAKRNYEIMQKENLI
- a CDS encoding Nnf1 protein (S. cerevisiae homolog NNF1 has role chromosome segregation and localizes to nuclear MIS12/MIND type complex, spindle pole) translates to MSSTPRVRFQRLQVLGRRAVEEVLKTSFSEEQVKQCYPNIVESEAGAAKLETGITRLQEYLHDSTVTEFNHIYDENSLPQKLDELDELIHSAQERERKGGHVNEEKQVEIEKLPADDIMSSMVLSEKKDVLGKLRLIYEQLCNDNDEMLRSLDEKSKENETFAGKIFEIWEPILRQQDVIQRGSIQNDKSLYMSTK